The Maylandia zebra isolate NMK-2024a linkage group LG4, Mzebra_GT3a, whole genome shotgun sequence genome includes a window with the following:
- the LOC143418353 gene encoding uncharacterized protein LOC143418353, protein MYCGEQSSSVKDVLAVPGSIRSSRGMSSLVSFTTCSRSCAWMTADSSAITVGQFEDLLSLVGPSIARLDTNYRRSIPPAERLSVCLRFLVTGDSFRTIVFSFRVGVSTVSQITPQAATSIWDCLVDDFMAVPSPGDWRSITEGFQERWNFPLCCAALDGKHIQTKAPHISYRRHTH, encoded by the exons atgtactgtggagagcagagcagcagcgtaaaagacgtcctcgccgtacctggatccatcaggtcctccagaggcatgagcagtttggtgagtttcaccacttgctccaggagctgcgcctggatgacggccgattccagcgctatcaccgtcggccagtttgaggacctgctttccctcgtcggtcccagcatcgcccgcctagacaccaactacagacgctcaatcccacctgcagagcgcctgtccgtctgcctgag gttccttgtcaccggggactccttcaggaccatcgtgttcagtttcagagtcggtgtgtccacggtgagccagatcaccccccaggcagcgacgtccatctgggactgtctagtggacgacttcatggctgtgccttcacctggagactggcggtccatcacagagggattccaggagcgctggaacttccctctgtgctgtgcagctctggatgggaagcacatccagacaaaggcaccccatatatcatataggagacacacacattga